One window of Candidatus Mycobacterium wuenschmannii genomic DNA carries:
- a CDS encoding mycofactocin-coupled SDR family oxidoreductase, producing MMSRPLDGKVAFVTGAARGQGRAHAVRLAADGADVIAIDICAPIGSVKYPLASSEDLAATVKLVEDTGARIVAREADVRDRESLSEAVRAGVDELGRLDIVVANAGIAPMASGDDGWIDVIDVNLTGVYNTIKASIPTMVKQGTGGSIVLISSAAGLAGVGSPDAGSVGYAAAKHGVVGLMRVYANLLASQNIRVNSLHPTGVETPMINNEFTREWLAKMAAASDTPGAMGNALPVEVLQPEDIANAVAWLVSDQARYITGVTLPVDAGFLNK from the coding sequence CTGATGAGCCGGCCCCTGGACGGAAAGGTCGCCTTCGTCACCGGCGCCGCGCGCGGGCAGGGTCGCGCGCATGCGGTGCGCCTTGCCGCCGATGGCGCCGATGTCATCGCCATCGACATCTGCGCACCGATCGGCAGCGTCAAGTATCCGCTTGCTAGCTCCGAGGACCTTGCCGCCACCGTCAAACTCGTCGAAGACACCGGCGCCCGGATCGTGGCCCGGGAGGCCGACGTCCGCGACCGCGAATCGCTGTCGGAGGCGGTGCGCGCGGGTGTCGACGAACTCGGTCGGCTCGACATCGTGGTGGCCAATGCGGGCATCGCCCCGATGGCATCCGGCGACGACGGTTGGATCGACGTCATAGACGTCAACCTCACAGGCGTCTACAACACGATCAAGGCATCGATACCGACGATGGTCAAGCAGGGCACCGGCGGATCGATCGTGCTGATCAGCTCGGCCGCCGGCCTGGCCGGCGTCGGCAGCCCGGACGCGGGATCGGTGGGCTACGCGGCTGCCAAACACGGTGTGGTCGGACTGATGCGCGTGTACGCCAATCTGCTTGCTTCACAGAATATCCGGGTCAATTCGTTGCATCCGACCGGAGTCGAGACACCGATGATCAACAACGAGTTCACCCGCGAGTGGCTCGCGAAAATGGCTGCCGCGTCGGATACCCCCGGGGCGATGGGCAACGCGTTGCCGGTCGAGGTTCTGCAACCGGAAGACATCGCCAATGCGGTGGCCTGGCTGGTTTCCGACCAGGCCCGCTACATCACGGGTGTGACCTTGCCGGTCGATGCGGGCTTCTTGAACAAGTAG
- a CDS encoding putative quinol monooxygenase — MPVVVVATLTVKPESVDTVRDILTKSVEEVHAEPGCQLYSLHQSGETFVFVEQWADEDALKTHSTAPAVGKMFAAAGEHLAGAPDIKMLQPVPAGSPEQGILRH, encoded by the coding sequence ATGCCCGTTGTCGTCGTCGCCACCCTGACCGTCAAACCCGAATCGGTCGACACCGTCCGCGACATCCTCACCAAGTCGGTCGAGGAAGTGCACGCCGAACCCGGCTGCCAGCTGTACTCGCTGCACCAGTCCGGCGAGACCTTCGTCTTCGTCGAGCAGTGGGCCGACGAGGACGCGCTCAAGACCCACAGCACCGCCCCCGCGGTCGGCAAGATGTTCGCCGCGGCCGGTGAGCACCTGGCCGGCGCCCCCGACATCAAGATGCTGCAGCCCGTTCCGGCGGGCTCGCCGGAGCAAGGGATCCTGCGGCACTGA
- a CDS encoding DNA translocase FtsK has product MASKTVARSGARTSRSKAAPRGGSRSTQARKKPARRPAAAPRRPARRRNHGLVASTGLTAGRAVRATWLMLAKGTGSTARSMGRAREIDPGHRRDGIALALLGVAVVVAAGSWFHAARPVGAWVDAAVRMFIGSAVGVLPIVLAGLALLLMRTEPNPEARPRLVLGAAMVALPALGLWHLWAGSPDNPVGRAHAAGFVGFAIGGPLSEGLTPWICAPLLFIGALFGLLLLTGTTIREVPETLRNMFGTRMFGYHDGDDEYYDDDFVDSDVAEDFSDGYYDDAAGYDEDAAAQAWPSSDQPVAADESPTVPEPAAARGRKKEPKAAAKQDTLVLDRVVEGPYVLPPLNLLVAGDPPKKRSAANDQMADSISSVLQQFKVDAAVTGCTRGPTVTRYEVELGPGVKVEKITALQKNIAYAVATESVRMLAPIPGKSAVGIEVPNTDREMVRLADVLTAPSTRRDHHPLVIGLGKDIEGDFISANLAKMPHLLVAGSTGSGKSSFVNSMLVSLLARATPEEVRMILIDPKMVELTPYEGIPHLITPIITEPKKAAAALAWLVEEMEQRYQDMQASRVRHIDDFNAKVRSGEITAPLGSQRVYRPYPYVLAIVDELADLMMTAPRDVEDAIVRITQKARAAGIHLVLATQRPSVDVVTGLIKTNVPSRLSFATSSLTDSRVILDQAGAEKLIGMGDGLFLPMGAGKPLRLQGAYISDEEIHAVVSACKDQAEPEYTEGVTAAKPSGERKDVDPDIGDDMDVFLQAVELVVSSQFGSTSMLQRKLRVGFAKAGRLMDLMETRDIVGPSEGSKARDVLVKPEDLAGTLMLIRGGSNADGSDADGDD; this is encoded by the coding sequence ATGGCTAGCAAGACTGTCGCGCGGTCCGGGGCTCGAACGAGCAGGTCAAAGGCGGCGCCGCGGGGCGGTTCACGATCCACGCAGGCCCGAAAGAAGCCGGCCCGCCGCCCCGCCGCGGCCCCTCGTCGCCCGGCTCGGCGCCGCAACCACGGGCTGGTCGCCAGCACGGGCCTGACCGCCGGCCGTGCGGTCCGCGCGACATGGCTGATGTTGGCCAAGGGAACCGGTAGCACCGCGCGGTCGATGGGCCGGGCGCGCGAGATCGACCCGGGCCACCGTCGCGACGGCATCGCCCTGGCGCTGCTGGGTGTCGCGGTCGTGGTTGCCGCCGGATCGTGGTTTCACGCGGCCCGCCCGGTCGGCGCGTGGGTCGACGCGGCGGTGCGGATGTTCATCGGCTCGGCGGTCGGGGTGTTGCCGATCGTCCTCGCCGGGCTCGCGCTGCTGCTGATGCGGACCGAGCCCAATCCCGAGGCCCGTCCGCGGCTGGTGCTCGGCGCCGCGATGGTCGCGCTGCCGGCGCTCGGACTGTGGCACTTGTGGGCCGGCTCGCCGGACAACCCGGTCGGGCGTGCGCACGCCGCCGGCTTCGTCGGCTTCGCCATCGGCGGGCCGCTCTCCGAGGGTCTGACGCCGTGGATCTGCGCCCCGCTGCTGTTCATCGGCGCACTGTTCGGCCTGTTGCTGTTGACGGGCACCACGATTCGCGAGGTCCCCGAGACGCTGCGAAACATGTTCGGCACCCGGATGTTCGGCTACCACGATGGTGACGACGAGTACTACGACGACGATTTCGTCGACAGTGATGTCGCAGAAGACTTTTCCGACGGCTACTACGACGACGCCGCGGGTTACGACGAGGACGCGGCGGCCCAGGCGTGGCCGTCGAGCGACCAGCCGGTCGCGGCCGACGAGAGCCCGACGGTGCCGGAGCCCGCCGCAGCGCGCGGCCGGAAGAAGGAGCCGAAAGCCGCTGCGAAGCAGGACACTTTGGTGCTCGACCGCGTCGTCGAGGGGCCGTACGTATTGCCGCCGCTGAATCTTTTGGTGGCCGGCGATCCACCGAAGAAGCGCAGCGCGGCCAACGATCAGATGGCCGACTCGATCTCCTCGGTGCTGCAGCAGTTCAAGGTCGACGCGGCCGTCACGGGTTGCACCCGCGGGCCGACCGTCACGCGCTACGAGGTCGAACTCGGCCCCGGCGTCAAGGTCGAGAAGATCACCGCGCTGCAGAAGAACATCGCCTACGCGGTGGCCACCGAAAGCGTCCGGATGCTCGCGCCGATCCCGGGGAAGTCCGCCGTGGGCATCGAGGTCCCCAACACCGACCGCGAAATGGTCCGGCTGGCAGACGTTCTCACCGCGCCGTCGACCCGTCGCGATCACCATCCGCTGGTGATCGGGCTCGGCAAGGACATCGAAGGCGACTTCATCTCGGCCAACCTGGCCAAGATGCCGCACCTGCTGGTCGCCGGTTCGACCGGCTCAGGTAAGTCCAGCTTCGTCAACTCGATGCTGGTGTCGCTGCTGGCCCGGGCCACCCCGGAAGAGGTCAGGATGATCCTGATCGACCCGAAGATGGTGGAACTGACCCCGTACGAGGGCATTCCGCACCTCATCACGCCGATCATCACGGAGCCGAAGAAGGCCGCGGCGGCGCTGGCGTGGCTGGTCGAAGAGATGGAGCAGCGCTACCAGGACATGCAGGCGTCCCGGGTGCGGCACATCGACGACTTCAACGCGAAGGTGCGCAGCGGTGAGATCACCGCGCCGCTGGGCAGCCAACGCGTGTACCGGCCCTACCCGTACGTTCTCGCGATCGTCGACGAGCTGGCCGACCTGATGATGACCGCCCCGCGCGACGTCGAGGACGCGATCGTCCGCATCACCCAAAAGGCCCGTGCCGCAGGCATTCACCTGGTGCTGGCCACCCAGCGCCCGTCGGTCGACGTGGTGACCGGATTGATCAAGACCAACGTGCCGTCCCGCCTGTCGTTCGCGACCTCGTCGTTGACGGACAGCCGCGTCATCCTCGACCAGGCCGGCGCGGAGAAGCTGATCGGCATGGGCGACGGGCTGTTTCTCCCGATGGGTGCGGGCAAGCCGCTGCGGCTACAGGGCGCCTACATCTCCGACGAGGAGATCCACGCCGTCGTCAGCGCCTGCAAGGACCAGGCCGAGCCGGAGTACACCGAGGGCGTCACCGCGGCCAAGCCCTCTGGCGAGCGCAAGGACGTCGACCCCGACATCGGCGACGACATGGACGTGTTCCTGCAGGCCGTCGAGCTGGTGGTGTCGTCTCAGTTCGGCTCGACGTCGATGCTGCAGCGCAAGCTGCGGGTCGGGTTCGCCAAGGCGGGCCGCTTGATGGACCTCATGGAGACTCGCGACATCGTCGGCCCCAGTGAGGGTTCCAAGGCACGCGACGTGCTGGTCAAGCCCGAGGACCTGGCCGGCACCCTGATGCTGATTCGCGGCGGGTCGAACGCCGACGGCTCCGACGCGGACGGCGACGACTAG
- a CDS encoding sugar porter family MFS transporter, whose product MAADDSDGGRRKRLSPLAFGLVDRIRSRARAEPAATKSQLTGTVLAIALVAAISGMLYGYDTGVISWALLQLTQDFGIGQVWKQVIAASILLGAVIGALVCSRLCEERGRRGTLLMLAGVFGVGSLWCAAAPDPLWLSIGRLVLGFAVGGATQTAPMYVAEVSPPAYRGRLVLCFQIAIGAGVLAATVVGASESMSWRGPIGLACIPAAIMLRLLIRLPESPRWLVKNDDRDAARSVLERVRPDGYDVEAELDEAAELARVERTAGRHGWAALRDPWVRPALVLGCGVALFTQLSGIEMIIYYSPTILTNDGVYAAVALRVSVALGATYLIAQLVGLAFVDRVGRRRLTLIMVPGAALSLFALGALFIVSDSGRDVTPYIIACLIAFMVFNGGGLQLMGWLTGSEVYPLAVRPAATAAQSATLWATNLFLTLTMLSLINAIGPGPAMWLYALFNAAAWIFVFLRMPDFTGRTLEEIESKLAAGHFRPSDFAR is encoded by the coding sequence ATGGCTGCGGACGACTCTGACGGCGGTCGGCGGAAGCGCCTCAGCCCCTTGGCTTTTGGCTTGGTCGATCGGATTCGTAGCAGGGCCAGAGCGGAACCGGCGGCAACGAAAAGCCAGCTGACCGGCACTGTGCTCGCGATAGCGCTCGTGGCGGCGATCTCGGGAATGCTCTACGGCTACGACACCGGCGTGATTTCTTGGGCGTTGTTGCAGCTCACCCAGGACTTCGGCATCGGCCAAGTCTGGAAACAAGTGATCGCCGCCAGCATCTTGCTGGGTGCGGTCATCGGGGCGCTGGTCTGTAGCCGGCTGTGTGAGGAGCGGGGACGCCGCGGCACGCTGCTGATGCTCGCCGGTGTATTCGGTGTCGGCTCGCTCTGGTGCGCGGCCGCGCCCGATCCCCTCTGGTTGTCGATAGGGCGGTTGGTGCTGGGCTTCGCGGTGGGTGGCGCGACGCAGACCGCCCCGATGTACGTCGCCGAGGTGTCGCCGCCCGCTTACCGAGGGCGACTGGTCCTCTGCTTCCAAATCGCAATCGGGGCGGGAGTTTTGGCGGCCACCGTCGTCGGAGCGTCCGAATCGATGTCGTGGCGGGGACCTATCGGACTCGCCTGTATCCCGGCCGCGATCATGTTGCGGTTGCTGATCCGACTCCCCGAGAGTCCACGCTGGTTGGTCAAGAACGACGATCGAGACGCTGCGCGATCCGTCCTGGAGCGCGTCCGCCCCGACGGCTACGACGTGGAAGCCGAGCTCGACGAGGCGGCCGAACTCGCGCGCGTCGAACGTACGGCGGGCCGCCATGGCTGGGCCGCCCTGCGCGACCCATGGGTGCGTCCGGCCTTGGTCCTAGGGTGCGGGGTTGCGTTGTTCACCCAGCTCAGCGGAATCGAGATGATCATTTACTACTCGCCTACGATCTTGACCAACGACGGGGTGTACGCGGCGGTGGCTCTGCGGGTCTCGGTCGCGCTGGGTGCGACTTACCTGATCGCCCAGCTGGTCGGGTTGGCGTTCGTTGACAGAGTGGGCCGGCGCCGACTCACGCTCATCATGGTGCCCGGTGCTGCTCTGAGCCTGTTTGCCCTGGGTGCGCTCTTCATCGTCAGCGACAGCGGTCGCGACGTGACGCCGTACATCATTGCGTGCCTGATCGCGTTCATGGTCTTCAACGGTGGCGGCCTGCAGTTGATGGGATGGCTGACCGGGTCGGAGGTCTACCCCTTGGCCGTGCGGCCCGCGGCCACGGCGGCGCAGTCGGCCACGCTGTGGGCGACAAATCTTTTCCTCACGCTGACCATGTTGTCTCTCATCAACGCGATCGGTCCGGGTCCGGCGATGTGGCTCTACGCACTGTTCAACGCGGCGGCGTGGATCTTCGTGTTCCTCCGAATGCCTGACTTCACCGGGCGGACCCTCGAGGAGATCGAGAGCAAACTGGCAGCAGGACACTTCCGGCCGTCGGATTTCGCGCGCTGA
- a CDS encoding amino-acid N-acetyltransferase, whose product MNAASGDPANGPTIRRAHTSDVPLIKHLVDTYAGKILLEKNLVTLYEAVQEFWVAEYDGKVVGCGALHVLWADLGEVRTVAVDPSLTGRGIGHAIVDQLLRVARDLQLQRLFVLTFETEFFSRHGFTEIEGTPVPHDVYEEMQRSYDIGVAEFLDLSYVKPNTLGNSRMLLVL is encoded by the coding sequence GTGAATGCCGCCAGCGGAGACCCGGCCAACGGCCCGACGATCCGGCGCGCGCACACGTCCGACGTCCCCCTGATCAAGCATCTGGTGGACACCTACGCCGGCAAGATACTGCTGGAAAAGAATCTGGTGACGCTGTACGAAGCCGTCCAGGAGTTCTGGGTCGCCGAGTACGACGGCAAGGTCGTCGGCTGCGGCGCACTGCATGTGTTGTGGGCCGATCTCGGCGAGGTCCGCACGGTGGCCGTCGATCCGTCCCTGACCGGGCGCGGCATCGGTCACGCGATCGTCGACCAACTCTTGCGCGTCGCGCGCGATCTCCAGCTCCAGCGGCTGTTCGTGCTGACTTTCGAGACCGAGTTCTTCAGCAGGCATGGCTTCACCGAGATCGAAGGCACCCCGGTGCCACACGACGTGTACGAGGAAATGCAGCGCTCCTACGACATCGGCGTCGCCGAATTCCTCGACCTGAGCTACGTCAAGCCGAACACCTTGGGCAACTCCCGGATGCTGCTGGTGCTCTGA
- the pgsA gene encoding CDP-diacylglycerol--glycerol-3-phosphate 3-phosphatidyltransferase has protein sequence MSGQPQPGPVVPRVRVTNLANVLTLLRLVLVPVFLLALFAGNGHETPSRIIAFVVFAVAVITDRFDGALARNYGMVTEFGTMADPIADKTLIGAALIGLSMLGDLHWWVTVVILAREVGITVLRFVMLRHGVIPASRGGKLKTLVQAVAIGLFVLPVSGSWLLAAWVMMAAAIVLTVLTGLDYVVSAVRDSRGRSAAD, from the coding sequence GTGTCGGGGCAGCCTCAACCAGGTCCGGTGGTCCCGCGTGTTCGGGTGACCAATCTCGCCAACGTGCTCACGCTGCTGCGCCTCGTCTTGGTGCCGGTCTTCCTGCTGGCGCTGTTCGCCGGCAACGGACACGAAACGCCAAGCCGCATCATCGCTTTCGTGGTGTTCGCCGTCGCGGTCATCACCGACCGCTTCGACGGCGCCCTGGCGCGCAACTACGGGATGGTGACGGAGTTCGGCACAATGGCCGACCCGATCGCCGACAAGACGCTGATCGGCGCCGCGCTGATCGGCCTGTCGATGCTGGGCGACCTGCACTGGTGGGTGACGGTGGTCATCCTGGCACGCGAGGTCGGGATCACTGTGCTGCGCTTCGTGATGTTGCGCCACGGCGTCATCCCCGCCAGTCGCGGCGGCAAGCTCAAGACCCTGGTCCAGGCCGTCGCGATCGGGCTATTCGTGCTACCGGTGTCCGGATCGTGGCTGCTGGCGGCCTGGGTGATGATGGCCGCCGCGATCGTGTTGACCGTGCTCACCGGGTTGGATTACGTGGTCTCCGCCGTCAGGGACAGCCGTGGACGATCCGCTGCTGACTGA
- a CDS encoding CinA family protein, producing MDDPLLTEDARGLVADLTVRQQSVATAESLTAGLLAATLAGVPGASEVLRGGLVTYTEQTKILLAGVAPQILADVGPVAAPTARALAVGARQRCDATWGVGLTGVAGPEPHGGHDVGTVFMGLAGPVDTKVVELRLSGSRWDIRLAAVRESITRLRALIAAP from the coding sequence GTGGACGATCCGCTGCTGACTGAGGATGCACGGGGCCTGGTCGCGGATCTGACCGTTCGACAGCAGAGCGTGGCGACCGCCGAGTCGCTGACCGCCGGGTTGCTCGCCGCCACCCTGGCCGGCGTCCCGGGCGCCAGCGAGGTGCTGCGGGGCGGGCTGGTCACCTACACCGAGCAGACCAAGATCCTGCTGGCCGGGGTTGCGCCGCAAATACTCGCCGATGTCGGGCCGGTTGCCGCGCCGACCGCGCGGGCGCTGGCGGTCGGCGCCCGTCAACGCTGCGACGCGACCTGGGGTGTCGGCCTGACCGGCGTCGCCGGGCCGGAACCGCACGGCGGGCACGACGTGGGCACGGTGTTCATGGGTTTGGCCGGTCCGGTCGACACCAAGGTCGTCGAGCTGCGGCTATCCGGATCGCGGTGGGACATCAGACTCGCCGCCGTGCGCGAGTCGATCACCCGGCTGCGTGCCCTGATCGCCGCGCCGTAG
- the clgR gene encoding transcriptional regulator ClgR, translating to MPSLLREVLGDVLREARITQGRTLRQVSDTARVSLGYLSEVERGRKEASSELLSAICDALDVPLSQLLTDASEQLAGQESVQKRAHAAAPTAANIDVSTKVVIPPVASLAIA from the coding sequence ATGCCGTCACTGCTGCGCGAAGTTCTCGGCGACGTACTGCGTGAAGCCCGCATCACCCAAGGCCGCACGCTGCGACAGGTCTCCGACACCGCGCGGGTGAGCCTCGGGTACCTCTCGGAGGTCGAGCGCGGCCGCAAAGAGGCGTCCAGTGAGTTGCTCAGCGCGATCTGCGACGCGCTGGACGTTCCGCTTTCGCAGCTGCTCACCGACGCCAGCGAACAACTTGCCGGCCAGGAGTCGGTGCAGAAACGCGCCCACGCCGCCGCGCCGACTGCGGCCAACATCGACGTCAGCACCAAGGTCGTCATTCCGCCGGTCGCGTCGCTAGCTATTGCCTGA
- the pspA gene encoding phage shock protein PspA translates to MANPFVKAWKYVMALFNAKIDEHADPKVQIQQAIEEAQRQHQALTQQAAQVIGNQRQLEMRLNRQLADIEKLQVNVRQAVTLADKATADGDAAKATEYNNAAEAFAAQLVTAEQSVEDLKVLHDQALGSAAQAKKAVEQNAMVLQQKIAERTKLLSQLEQAKMQEQVSKSLRSMSEIAAPGTTPNLDEVRDKIERRYANALGQAELAQSSVQGRMIEVQQAGVEMAGHSRLEQIRASMRGEALPAGGASAADPAATPGTPAAAPQAAPTEKPLGQ, encoded by the coding sequence ATGGCCAACCCGTTCGTCAAAGCGTGGAAATACGTCATGGCGCTGTTCAACGCGAAGATCGACGAGCACGCCGACCCCAAGGTGCAGATCCAGCAGGCCATCGAGGAAGCGCAACGCCAGCACCAGGCGCTGACCCAACAGGCCGCGCAGGTGATCGGCAACCAGCGTCAGCTCGAGATGCGGCTCAACCGCCAGCTGGCCGACATCGAGAAGCTGCAGGTCAACGTCCGCCAGGCGGTCACGCTGGCCGACAAGGCCACGGCAGACGGTGACGCCGCCAAGGCCACCGAATACAACAACGCCGCCGAGGCGTTTGCCGCGCAGTTGGTGACCGCCGAGCAGAGCGTGGAAGACCTCAAGGTGCTGCACGACCAGGCGCTCGGCTCCGCCGCGCAGGCCAAGAAGGCGGTCGAGCAGAACGCAATGGTGCTGCAGCAGAAGATCGCCGAGCGCACCAAGCTGCTCAGCCAGCTCGAGCAGGCCAAGATGCAGGAGCAGGTCAGCAAGTCGCTGCGGTCGATGAGTGAGATCGCCGCGCCCGGCACCACGCCGAACCTCGATGAGGTCCGCGACAAGATCGAGCGCCGCTACGCCAACGCGCTCGGCCAGGCCGAGCTGGCCCAGAGTTCGGTACAGGGCCGGATGATCGAGGTCCAGCAAGCCGGTGTCGAGATGGCCGGTCACTCCCGCCTGGAGCAGATCCGGGCATCGATGCGTGGCGAGGCACTCCCGGCCGGCGGTGCGAGCGCAGCCGACCCGGCCGCCACCCCCGGCACACCCGCCGCGGCGCCGCAGGCCGCGCCCACCGAAAAGCCTCTCGGCCAGTAG
- the pspM gene encoding phage shock envelope stress response protein PspM — translation MAVPSERSGLLRSLLLRGLDTASDISELVFQKISAATDPRERQLRRRRRALRWGLIFAAGTVFWAAVTAILAAWGWFALLLQITGGVAVAQAMTATLLLIRYRWLKADPLPAQRPTNIRRLPPPSSAARPAMYALGASERGFFSLLGVMERGNMLPDTEIRDLTTAAKQSSAAMAATAAEVVSMERAAHGTPQSRSYLAPTINAFTAQLSAGVRQYNEMVTAAAQLVSSANADCNAALAASRQRYRDELSGATDRLIGWAQAFDELGRAPRRA, via the coding sequence ATGGCGGTGCCGTCCGAACGCAGCGGTCTCCTACGGAGCCTGCTGCTGCGCGGTCTCGACACGGCCAGCGACATCTCGGAGTTGGTGTTTCAAAAGATCAGCGCCGCAACCGATCCGCGGGAACGACAGCTACGACGCCGGCGTCGCGCGCTGCGCTGGGGGCTGATCTTCGCCGCCGGGACGGTGTTCTGGGCCGCGGTGACCGCGATCCTTGCGGCGTGGGGCTGGTTCGCACTGCTGCTGCAGATCACCGGGGGAGTCGCCGTCGCACAGGCGATGACCGCCACCCTGCTGCTGATCCGCTACCGCTGGCTGAAGGCCGATCCGCTGCCCGCCCAGCGGCCCACGAACATCCGGCGGCTGCCACCGCCGAGTTCGGCGGCGCGACCGGCGATGTACGCGCTCGGCGCTTCGGAGCGCGGCTTCTTCTCGTTGTTGGGGGTGATGGAACGCGGCAACATGTTGCCCGACACCGAGATTCGAGACCTGACCACCGCGGCCAAACAAAGCTCGGCCGCGATGGCGGCCACCGCCGCCGAAGTGGTGTCGATGGAGCGGGCGGCCCACGGGACCCCGCAATCGCGGTCGTACCTCGCGCCCACGATCAACGCGTTCACCGCGCAGTTGAGCGCCGGTGTCCGCCAGTACAACGAGATGGTCACCGCCGCGGCGCAACTGGTGTCGTCCGCGAACGCGGACTGCAATGCCGCACTTGCCGCATCGCGGCAGCGGTACCGCGACGAGCTCAGCGGTGCCACCGATCGGCTGATCGGCTGGGCGCAGGCGTTCGACGAACTCGGTCGCGCGCCGCGACGGGCGTAG
- a CDS encoding DUF5313 domain-containing protein has protein sequence MSDSASRPNAVQFIRYCCGGQLPDSMRDWVRNDLTGKGATGRMMRRVAVPAVLVLAPFWLIPTTLDVHLSMTLPILIPFVYFSHALNKVWRRHMLQVHGLDPKLVDTQRSKREEQMRRSYIERYGPRDE, from the coding sequence ATGAGCGACAGCGCTTCCCGGCCTAACGCCGTTCAGTTCATCCGGTACTGCTGCGGCGGGCAGTTGCCCGACTCGATGCGGGACTGGGTGCGCAACGACCTGACCGGTAAAGGCGCGACGGGCCGGATGATGCGCCGGGTCGCGGTACCGGCGGTGCTGGTGCTCGCGCCGTTCTGGCTGATTCCGACGACGCTGGACGTGCATCTGAGCATGACGCTGCCGATCCTGATTCCGTTCGTCTATTTCTCGCATGCGCTGAACAAAGTCTGGCGCCGGCACATGCTGCAGGTACACGGGCTCGACCCGAAACTGGTTGACACGCAACGCAGTAAACGCGAAGAGCAAATGCGTAGGTCCTACATCGAGCGCTACGGCCCGCGGGACGAGTAG
- a CDS encoding limonene-1,2-epoxide hydrolase family protein — MTEQTIENTRVVETVLYALQDGDLDAVSAGLAENLVYENVGLPTIHGRRRAMKLFSATGDGGFEVKIHRTAADGVAVLNERTDAIVLGPLRLQFWVCGVFEVHDGQITLWRDYFDFFDMFKATLRGLAGVVIPSLRASL; from the coding sequence ATGACCGAGCAGACCATCGAGAACACCCGCGTTGTGGAGACCGTCCTATACGCACTACAGGACGGTGACCTCGACGCCGTCAGCGCCGGACTGGCCGAAAACCTCGTCTACGAGAACGTCGGATTGCCGACCATCCACGGCCGCCGCCGGGCAATGAAATTGTTCTCGGCGACGGGCGACGGCGGCTTTGAGGTGAAGATCCACCGGACCGCCGCCGACGGCGTCGCCGTGCTCAACGAGCGCACCGACGCGATCGTCCTCGGGCCGCTGCGGCTGCAGTTCTGGGTGTGCGGCGTCTTCGAGGTGCACGACGGGCAGATCACGCTGTGGCGCGACTACTTCGATTTCTTCGACATGTTCAAGGCGACCCTGCGCGGCCTCGCCGGCGTGGTGATCCCGTCGCTGCGGGCCTCGCTGTAG